In one Hyphomicrobium sp. 99 genomic region, the following are encoded:
- the tsaD gene encoding tRNA (adenosine(37)-N6)-threonylcarbamoyltransferase complex transferase subunit TsaD — protein MLVLGIETSCDETAAAVVARDAAGTGRILSNVVLSQFESHALYGGVVPEIAARAHTECLDILIRKALEEAGVALSDLSAVAASTGPGLIGGLIVGATSGKALALATGIPFLAINHLEAHALTAGLTEGMRPPYLMLLVSGGHTQLLWVEGVGRYRRLATTIDDAIGEAFDKTAKLLGLPMPGGPAVERAALQGNPRRFNLPRPMMGREDPHFSFAGLKTAVRHAAAKISPLSEQDIADLCASFQAAVCDSVADRVRLAIRSILPLLPDDAPRNFVAAGGVAANKALRTTLVGIAAEFGFAFRAPPLELCTDNGAMIAWAGAERLAASLVDGLDAPVKPRWPLDPDAAKAAGAGVKA, from the coding sequence GTGCTCGTTCTGGGCATAGAGACGAGCTGCGACGAAACTGCCGCCGCCGTCGTGGCACGCGACGCCGCGGGCACCGGGCGCATCTTATCTAATGTGGTGCTTTCCCAATTCGAAAGTCACGCCCTCTATGGCGGTGTCGTCCCGGAAATCGCTGCCCGCGCCCACACCGAATGCCTCGACATTCTCATTCGGAAGGCTCTGGAAGAAGCAGGCGTTGCCTTAAGTGACCTCTCGGCCGTCGCGGCGTCGACCGGACCGGGCCTCATTGGCGGCCTGATCGTGGGCGCGACCAGCGGCAAGGCCCTGGCGCTCGCGACCGGCATTCCCTTCCTCGCCATCAACCATCTCGAAGCCCACGCCCTGACTGCCGGCCTGACCGAAGGCATGCGCCCTCCCTACCTCATGCTTCTGGTATCGGGCGGACATACCCAGTTGCTCTGGGTCGAAGGCGTCGGCCGTTACCGCCGGCTCGCGACGACGATCGACGATGCGATCGGCGAAGCCTTCGACAAAACGGCAAAGTTGCTGGGGCTGCCCATGCCCGGTGGCCCAGCGGTCGAACGCGCCGCCCTGCAAGGCAATCCGCGCCGGTTCAACCTGCCCCGGCCGATGATGGGACGCGAAGACCCCCATTTTTCGTTTGCTGGCCTGAAGACGGCGGTGCGCCACGCCGCCGCAAAGATCTCACCGCTTTCGGAGCAGGATATCGCCGACCTTTGCGCGTCGTTTCAGGCGGCCGTTTGTGACAGCGTCGCCGACCGGGTGCGATTGGCGATCCGCAGCATCCTTCCACTGTTGCCCGACGACGCACCCCGAAACTTCGTCGCCGCAGGCGGCGTCGCCGCCAATAAAGCCTTGCGAACGACGCTCGTCGGAATAGCAGCGGAGTTCGGCTTCGCTTTCCGTGCGCCACCGCTCGAACTCTGCACCGACAACGGCGCCATGATAGCCTGGGCTGGAGCAGAACGTTTGGCAGCAAGCCTCGTCGATGGCCTCGACGCACCCGTAAAACCGCGCTGGCCGCTTGATCCCGACGCGGCGAAGGCAGCTGGCGCGGGCGTCAAAGCCTAA
- a CDS encoding NAD(P)H-dependent glycerol-3-phosphate dehydrogenase, which translates to MQIKSVSIVGGGAWGTALAQTLAHSQMKVTLWARETEVVEDINVRHVNRTFLPGVSLNPEIRATPDLLAAAASDAILAVVPAQHLRSVIGKLGKQLAQNTPVIICAKGIEEASGRFMGDVLEETAPQVLRAVLSGPSFAADVARGLPSALTLACRNETVGRALTAALSSRQMRLYWSNDVLGAELGGAVKNVLAIAAGIVEGRGLGASAHAAIVTRGFAELRRFGEAMGARPETLLGLSGLGDLILTCGSAQSRNMSLGRALGEGRSLSEFLGARVTVAEGVYTCAALVRLAREKGVEMPIAEAVHGIIQGRLQVDEAITALMQRPLKAED; encoded by the coding sequence GTGCAAATCAAGTCGGTGAGCATTGTGGGCGGCGGCGCGTGGGGCACGGCGCTCGCGCAGACGTTGGCGCATAGCCAGATGAAGGTCACGCTGTGGGCGCGCGAGACCGAGGTCGTCGAGGACATCAACGTGCGGCACGTAAACCGGACGTTCCTCCCCGGCGTCAGCCTCAATCCCGAGATCCGCGCCACACCCGACCTTCTCGCCGCGGCAGCTTCGGACGCCATCCTGGCCGTCGTCCCCGCACAGCATTTGCGCAGCGTCATCGGCAAGCTCGGAAAGCAACTGGCCCAAAACACGCCCGTCATCATCTGCGCGAAGGGCATCGAGGAAGCGTCGGGCCGCTTCATGGGCGATGTCCTGGAAGAAACGGCACCCCAAGTGCTGCGCGCAGTTCTCTCGGGGCCGAGTTTCGCAGCCGATGTCGCGCGCGGGCTGCCCTCGGCACTGACACTCGCCTGTCGCAACGAAACCGTCGGCCGCGCGCTGACCGCCGCACTCTCCTCTCGCCAGATGCGTCTCTATTGGTCGAACGATGTGCTCGGCGCGGAACTCGGGGGCGCCGTGAAGAATGTGCTCGCCATCGCAGCCGGCATCGTCGAAGGCCGCGGCCTCGGAGCGAGCGCCCATGCCGCAATCGTCACCCGCGGATTTGCCGAACTTCGCCGCTTCGGCGAGGCAATGGGCGCACGGCCCGAAACCCTGCTCGGCCTCTCCGGCCTCGGGGATCTCATCCTGACGTGCGGAAGCGCCCAGTCGCGCAACATGTCGCTCGGACGTGCCCTCGGAGAAGGCCGGAGCCTCAGCGAGTTCCTAGGTGCGCGCGTGACTGTTGCCGAAGGCGTTTATACCTGCGCCGCACTCGTTCGCCTCGCGCGCGAGAAAGGCGTCGAAATGCCGATCGCCGAAGCCGTGCATGGGATCATCCAAGGCCGGCTTCAAGTCGATGAAGCGATTACAGCGCTGATGCAACGGCCGCTGAAGGCCGAAGACTAA
- a CDS encoding EVE domain-containing protein → MTAFWLLKSEPDVFSWNDLVSRGKKGEAWDGVRNYQARNNMRAMKVGDLGFFYHSNEGKEIVGILRIIALAHPEAKDETGKWECVDVAAVTPVPKPVGLDAVKANPKLSNMVLANNSRLSVQPVSADEWKEICKMGGVDLKTLKDQ, encoded by the coding sequence ATGACCGCCTTCTGGCTCCTGAAATCCGAACCCGACGTCTTCTCCTGGAACGATCTCGTTTCCCGCGGCAAAAAGGGCGAAGCGTGGGACGGCGTCCGTAACTATCAGGCTCGCAACAACATGCGGGCGATGAAAGTCGGCGACCTCGGATTTTTCTATCACTCGAACGAAGGCAAAGAGATCGTCGGAATTCTCCGCATCATTGCGCTTGCTCATCCCGAGGCGAAAGACGAGACCGGCAAGTGGGAATGCGTCGACGTCGCAGCGGTCACACCCGTCCCGAAGCCCGTTGGCCTCGACGCCGTTAAGGCCAACCCCAAGCTTTCAAACATGGTACTCGCCAACAATTCACGTCTATCGGTCCAGCCCGTGTCCGCCGACGAATGGAAGGAAATCTGCAAAATGGGCGGTGTCGATCTGAAGACGCTCAAGGATCAATGA
- a CDS encoding methyltransferase, which produces MITRLDPADPQSAKRFILENTKPIVPPLVPEITLRLAEESLPIWQKTEDELGELNVPPPYWAFAWAGGQAVSRYLLDHSEICRGRAVLDIGAGSGISAIAAAMSGATSVLAADIDGLAIAASAINAEANGVAIETTDADLLGGEPPPESVIIVGDLFYERQLATRVIEYIDRAKERGCLIYIGDPRRSYFPENRFTPLAEYQVPVTRELEDYDIKRTTVWGA; this is translated from the coding sequence ATGATCACCCGGCTCGATCCCGCTGATCCTCAAAGCGCAAAACGGTTCATACTCGAAAACACGAAGCCCATCGTCCCGCCCCTGGTCCCCGAAATCACGTTGCGCCTCGCAGAAGAGTCGCTGCCGATTTGGCAAAAGACCGAGGACGAGCTTGGTGAGCTGAACGTGCCGCCGCCCTATTGGGCTTTTGCCTGGGCCGGAGGGCAGGCCGTCAGCCGCTACCTGCTCGATCATTCCGAGATTTGTCGCGGCCGGGCCGTTCTGGATATCGGTGCGGGCTCTGGAATTTCCGCCATTGCAGCCGCCATGTCAGGCGCCACATCCGTCCTCGCCGCAGATATCGACGGATTGGCGATCGCGGCCTCCGCCATTAACGCCGAGGCGAACGGGGTCGCCATCGAAACGACCGATGCCGATCTCCTGGGCGGCGAGCCCCCGCCCGAAAGCGTCATTATAGTGGGCGACCTCTTTTACGAGCGCCAGCTCGCAACCCGCGTCATTGAGTACATAGACCGGGCGAAGGAACGCGGATGCCTAATTTACATCGGTGATCCGCGCCGAAGCTATTTTCCCGAAAACCGATTTACACCGCTAGCAGAATATCAGGTGCCGGTAACGCGCGAACTCGAGGATTACGACATCAAGCGGACGACCGTCTGGGGTGCATAG
- the acs gene encoding acetate--CoA ligase has translation MSDKVYAVPPQWAERAYINADSYSTMYDRSVADPEGFWSDAGKRIDWIKPYTRAKNTSFAPGNVDIRWYEDGTLNVSANCIDRHLEKRGDKVAIIWEGDNPNESEQITYRQLHDRVQRFANVLKKHGVQKGDRVTIYLPMIPEAAYAMLACTRIGAIHSIVFGGFSPDSLQNRIEDANSKLIITADEALRAGKTVPLKKNADAALAKCSGDEKMLVVRRTGNPVPWTEGRDFWLHEELATVPAECKPVEVRAEDPLFILYTSGSTGKPKGVVHTTGGYLVYASMTHQYVFDYQEDDIYWCTADVGWVTGHSYIVYGPLANGATTLMFEGVPTYPNASRFWNVVDKWKVTIFYTAPTAIRSLMGAGDALVKSTDRSSLRLLGSVGEPINPEAWEWYYHVVGDSRCPIVDTWWQTETGGILITPLPGATDLKPGSATKPFFGIRPALVDEKGHFLGGEAQGNLVLLDSWPGQSRTIYGDHDRFVQTYFSAYPGMYFTGDGCRRDNDGYYWITGRVDDVINVSGHRMGTAEVESALVSHPKVAEAAVVGYPHDLKGQGIYCYVTLNMGEDGDDALRRDLVAHVRREIGPIASPDLIQFSPGLPKTRSGKIMRRILRKIAEDDFGSLGDTSTLADPAVVDDLISNRQNRRVI, from the coding sequence ATGTCGGACAAAGTCTACGCCGTGCCCCCCCAGTGGGCGGAGCGGGCTTATATTAACGCAGATTCCTATAGCACGATGTATGATCGGTCCGTAGCCGACCCTGAGGGATTCTGGTCGGACGCCGGCAAACGCATCGATTGGATCAAGCCCTATACGCGGGCGAAGAATACGAGCTTTGCGCCCGGCAACGTCGACATCCGATGGTACGAAGACGGTACGCTTAACGTATCGGCCAACTGCATCGACCGCCATTTGGAAAAGCGCGGCGACAAAGTTGCGATCATCTGGGAAGGCGACAATCCGAACGAGAGCGAACAAATCACGTATCGCCAGCTCCACGACCGCGTGCAGCGTTTCGCCAACGTGCTGAAGAAGCACGGCGTCCAAAAGGGCGACCGCGTCACGATCTATCTGCCGATGATTCCCGAAGCAGCCTACGCCATGCTCGCCTGCACGCGGATCGGCGCCATTCATTCGATCGTCTTCGGCGGGTTTTCACCTGACAGCCTTCAAAACCGCATCGAAGACGCGAACTCGAAGCTCATCATCACAGCCGATGAAGCTCTTCGCGCCGGTAAAACAGTTCCCTTGAAGAAGAACGCCGATGCGGCGCTCGCGAAATGCAGCGGCGACGAAAAGATGCTCGTCGTCCGCCGTACGGGCAATCCCGTTCCGTGGACAGAGGGCCGCGATTTCTGGCTGCATGAAGAGCTTGCGACCGTCCCCGCGGAATGCAAGCCGGTGGAAGTGCGTGCCGAAGACCCGCTGTTCATTCTCTACACGTCGGGTTCGACAGGAAAGCCGAAGGGCGTCGTGCATACGACGGGCGGATATCTCGTCTATGCCTCGATGACTCACCAATACGTTTTCGACTATCAGGAAGACGATATCTATTGGTGCACCGCGGACGTCGGCTGGGTAACCGGGCACAGCTACATCGTCTATGGGCCGCTTGCGAACGGCGCGACGACGCTGATGTTCGAAGGCGTGCCGACTTATCCAAATGCATCGCGGTTCTGGAACGTCGTCGACAAGTGGAAAGTCACGATTTTCTACACGGCGCCGACAGCAATTCGCTCGTTGATGGGTGCAGGCGACGCGCTCGTCAAATCGACGGACAGGTCCTCCTTGCGCCTTCTGGGTTCAGTGGGCGAACCGATCAATCCCGAAGCCTGGGAGTGGTATTATCACGTCGTCGGCGACAGCAGATGCCCGATCGTCGACACGTGGTGGCAAACCGAAACCGGCGGCATACTCATCACGCCGCTTCCCGGCGCCACGGATTTGAAACCCGGCTCCGCAACGAAGCCCTTCTTCGGCATTCGTCCCGCCCTCGTTGACGAAAAGGGTCATTTCCTCGGCGGCGAGGCGCAAGGCAATCTCGTTCTGCTCGACAGCTGGCCAGGTCAATCGCGCACGATCTACGGCGATCATGACCGCTTCGTGCAAACGTACTTCTCCGCCTATCCGGGAATGTACTTCACTGGCGACGGCTGCCGCCGCGACAATGACGGTTATTACTGGATCACCGGACGCGTGGACGACGTCATCAACGTCTCCGGCCACCGCATGGGCACGGCCGAAGTCGAAAGCGCGCTCGTCTCCCATCCGAAGGTCGCAGAAGCCGCCGTCGTCGGCTACCCGCACGACCTCAAGGGCCAGGGCATCTATTGCTACGTGACGCTCAACATGGGCGAAGATGGTGATGACGCCCTGAGACGAGATCTCGTTGCCCATGTCCGCAGGGAAATCGGTCCGATTGCCTCGCCTGATCTCATCCAGTTTTCACCGGGTCTGCCGAAGACGCGGTCAGGCAAGATCATGCGCCGCATCTTGAGAAAGATTGCGGAGGATGATTTCGGCAGCTTGGGAGATACCTCTACGCTGGCCGATCCGGCCGTCGTCGACGATCTGATCTCCAATCGCCAAAACCGGCGCGTCATCTAG
- a CDS encoding DUF1674 domain-containing protein: MTAEDRTGDDGSGDKGSAEAQSHSTTPRVLTPEARRALAEAEERRQKIAAEPKAPRELGGREGPEPTRFGDWEKGGITSDF; this comes from the coding sequence ATGACAGCCGAAGATCGGACAGGCGACGACGGGTCTGGCGATAAAGGGTCAGCCGAAGCTCAATCGCATTCGACCACTCCGCGCGTGCTGACGCCCGAAGCTCGCCGTGCGCTCGCAGAGGCGGAAGAGCGGCGTCAGAAAATCGCTGCCGAACCCAAGGCGCCGCGTGAGCTGGGCGGCAGAGAAGGTCCTGAGCCCACGCGTTTTGGCGACTGGGAGAAGGGCGGCATCACATCTGATTTTTGA
- the htpX gene encoding zinc metalloprotease HtpX: protein MNYARTALLLAAMTAIFVALGAAIGGHAGLVIAFFFALVMNAFSLWKSDSIVLRMFNAQEVSEATAPEFYRIVRDLARNADLPMPRVYIMNNPQPNAFATGRSPSHAAVCASTGLLETLDRNELAGVIAHELAHVKNRDTLTMTVAATIGGAVSMVAQYMQFGMLFGGGRDNDRSGLGTIGTLAAIILAPMAAGLVQMAISRSREYQADRLGAMICGKPLWLASALRKIDGAARRIPNEQAEAIPAAAHMFIINPLNGHGVDNLFSTHPNVENRIAALEALSREMGGASGIETGSRTSSSGEVWIGGQNYTKPPNPWG from the coding sequence ATGAACTATGCCAGAACCGCGCTGCTGCTGGCAGCAATGACGGCGATTTTCGTCGCGCTCGGCGCAGCCATCGGCGGCCATGCCGGCCTCGTCATCGCGTTCTTTTTCGCGCTCGTAATGAACGCGTTTAGCCTATGGAAATCGGATTCCATCGTCCTGCGCATGTTCAACGCCCAGGAAGTCAGCGAAGCGACGGCTCCGGAGTTCTATCGCATCGTGCGCGATTTGGCGCGCAACGCCGATCTTCCGATGCCGCGCGTCTACATCATGAACAATCCGCAGCCCAACGCCTTCGCGACAGGTCGCAGCCCGTCGCACGCGGCCGTCTGCGCTTCGACTGGCCTTCTTGAAACGCTTGACCGCAACGAACTCGCGGGCGTGATTGCGCACGAACTCGCGCACGTCAAAAATCGCGATACGTTGACGATGACCGTCGCCGCGACGATCGGCGGCGCGGTTTCCATGGTCGCGCAATACATGCAGTTCGGCATGTTGTTCGGCGGCGGCCGCGATAACGATCGTAGCGGGCTTGGCACGATCGGTACGCTCGCCGCCATCATCCTCGCGCCGATGGCTGCAGGCCTCGTGCAGATGGCGATCAGCCGTTCCCGCGAATATCAAGCCGATCGTCTCGGCGCGATGATCTGCGGTAAGCCGCTTTGGCTCGCCTCCGCACTCCGAAAAATCGATGGCGCGGCGCGCCGGATTCCTAACGAGCAAGCAGAAGCGATCCCGGCAGCAGCGCATATGTTCATCATCAATCCGCTGAACGGCCACGGCGTCGACAATCTCTTCTCAACACACCCGAATGTCGAAAATCGTATCGCCGCGCTCGAAGCGCTATCGCGCGAGATGGGCGGCGCCTCCGGCATAGAGACCGGCAGTCGCACCAGCAGTTCCGGCGAAGTCTGGATCGGCGGACAGAACTACACGAAACCGCCGAACCCTTGGGGCTGA
- a CDS encoding RsmB/NOP family class I SAM-dependent RNA methyltransferase, with the protein MPNNIKRNGPRSAPAGARLKRDHKPKAAVAKPASPAGDGLKTRDVAVSALFSVLIEHRPFDDVFATVSAGRDLAPRDRAFARLIATTALRNRGALQAVLSTYIAKPLPEHIGRLDEILLAAAAQLLLLQTPPHAAISLAVDQCHADTNGKRFANLVNAVLRRLSETGQGRLESLDNVALTFPDWLLSRWSKTYGAAEARQIARASLVEPALDLTVKSDPELWAERIGAIVLPTGSLRCAQAGRVEELPGYSVGAWWVQDAAAALPVKLLGDVAGLSVLDLCAAPGGKTAQLAAAGAEVTAVDKSAGRLSRLRDNLTRLGLSANTVVSDALTFTSETQFDAILLDSPCTSTGTIRRHPDILYLKRPEDVAALAALQSKLLDRAADLLKPGGTLVYCTCSLEPEEGEAQVDAFLARHTNFARRPIMLDEATIPMPWRTRDGDLRTVPSHFADLPEGLRGLDGFYAASLVKSS; encoded by the coding sequence GTGCCAAACAATATAAAACGAAACGGTCCGCGCTCCGCACCAGCTGGAGCGCGCCTCAAACGCGATCATAAACCGAAGGCCGCAGTCGCTAAACCTGCATCACCCGCGGGCGACGGACTGAAGACGCGCGACGTCGCGGTCTCGGCGCTCTTCTCCGTGTTGATCGAACATCGTCCGTTCGACGACGTGTTCGCGACCGTTTCCGCGGGACGCGATCTAGCGCCCCGCGACCGCGCCTTTGCCCGTCTCATCGCCACGACGGCTCTCCGCAATCGCGGCGCCCTGCAGGCAGTCCTCAGCACCTACATCGCCAAGCCGCTCCCCGAACACATCGGCCGTTTGGACGAAATCCTTCTCGCGGCCGCGGCCCAGCTTCTGCTGCTTCAAACGCCGCCGCACGCCGCGATCTCTCTTGCCGTCGATCAATGCCACGCCGACACCAACGGCAAACGCTTTGCAAATCTCGTCAACGCCGTTTTGCGGCGCTTGAGCGAGACCGGCCAGGGCCGTCTTGAATCTCTCGACAACGTCGCGCTAACGTTTCCCGACTGGCTGCTCTCGCGTTGGAGCAAAACATATGGCGCGGCAGAGGCTCGGCAAATCGCGCGTGCGTCGCTGGTCGAACCTGCTCTCGATTTGACCGTCAAATCCGATCCCGAATTGTGGGCCGAGCGCATTGGCGCCATCGTGCTGCCGACCGGTTCGCTCCGGTGCGCCCAGGCGGGACGCGTCGAGGAACTTCCTGGCTACAGCGTGGGCGCGTGGTGGGTGCAGGATGCCGCCGCAGCACTCCCTGTAAAGCTGTTGGGCGATGTCGCAGGCCTCTCGGTGCTCGACCTTTGCGCCGCTCCCGGAGGCAAGACCGCGCAGCTCGCGGCCGCCGGTGCAGAAGTGACGGCCGTCGACAAATCAGCCGGACGATTGTCGCGTCTCAGAGACAATCTCACGCGTCTCGGACTTTCCGCGAACACCGTCGTCTCCGACGCACTGACGTTCACGTCTGAGACGCAGTTCGACGCGATCCTTCTCGACAGCCCGTGTACATCGACCGGCACGATCCGCCGCCATCCCGATATTCTGTATCTGAAACGCCCGGAAGACGTCGCCGCCCTCGCAGCCCTGCAGTCCAAACTGCTCGACCGCGCCGCCGATCTTTTGAAGCCCGGTGGCACCCTGGTCTATTGCACGTGTTCACTGGAACCCGAGGAAGGCGAAGCCCAAGTCGATGCCTTCCTCGCCCGCCACACCAATTTCGCGCGCCGCCCCATCATGCTCGATGAAGCGACGATCCCGATGCCGTGGCGAACCCGGGACGGCGATCTCAGGACAGTGCCATCGCACTTCGCGGACTTGCCGGAAGGCTTGCGCGGCCTCGACGGCTTTTACGCGGCATCCCTGGTGAAGTCGTCCTGA